The window CCGTTGTTTGACTTGCCATAGATTGGCGCAGTGCTTAGCAAAGTTAGGGTATGAGCCTATCGCTGGAAACCATGCTTGCCAATGCTGCTTAAAATATTGCCAAATCTGTTTGTCTTGGTCCATATTTAAAAACTCACCCACCACTTCCATACAAATAATCTCAGGATCACTGAGTTTAGGCGAATAACCACCCGTTCGTAACGGTTCGGTGACGATTGTTTTGTAGTAATGCTCTACCATTAAATAGATATTGATGATAAATTCTTCTATGGGCATCTCATGACTCCGTTGTATTCTTGGTCGAAAACAATAGATTAATGAGGTGCTCTTCTTTTTTCAATACCTTTCGAAGTTGAGAGTGGGGTTAACTATCCTAAAAATTACTACAATCAAGACCATTAAAGACGTTCTAAAAAATGGTCTTGTTTTGTAAATTACCAAATAATTAAATTACCAAACAATAGATATTAACGTTCTAGGTTTTGGATGGGCGCGTTTTGGTCATGCGCGTTTTGGATACGATAGTACCATTCAAGCTGTCGGTCGAACCCAGTTTGTAGCAAGCTTGCAAGTACCTTCCCTGTCAAACCCCAAACGGTCTCACCATCAATCTGCCAACTGGGGGTTAATAAGGTCACCATCTGCTCTTGTAAAGCGTCTTGCATATTATATTTTATAGAATATTCTACGGTAGGTTGAGTGATTAAGGTCTCAAAATCTGCCCAAAAAATACGCGATATCTCCCCAAGCTCAGGCACTAATATGAGATCCGGTGCAATCAATGCCACAATTGGACGCACACTCATGCCGCTTTTTGAGGTTTGGATAGGTAGCTGGCCGAGTAGCTGAACTTTATTGGGTGGGAGCGCGGTCTCCTCAAGGGCCTCACGTAAGGCGGTGAACACATTATTGCCATCCCCTTCTTCATATTTGCCACCAGCACAGGATACCTCGCCGGCATGACTGTTTAAGTGCACGGCGCGCCGAGTCAGTAGCAGTTTAGGACGTGGCTCATTGGTAATAGCCACTAATACTGAGGCATCAGCAATCGGTGTCTGATATAAGCTATCTAAAATACGTGCGCTGTGGGAAACCTCATCAAAGTTGCCTAAGTTATCAAGGTTGGAAACGAGTGGGGATTTTATTGCGTCCAACAGTAATTCATTCTGCATCCGTTCAGCCAACTGCCTAAGCATTGGCTGATGAATATAAGACGGCAATGCGACTTTCAATTGGTCAAAATGTTCAAAGTGCCATGGTCTTGTCATTATAATTATCCTATATTTTGGTCGGTGCTAATTTTCTCAGTACTAAACATCAGTGTTAAACAACAGTGCTGAAAGTTACCCATACAATAAAAACATCAATATAAAAATTAACAACAGAGAAAGACAGTTATCGTCAAGCAAATATATAGTCATGCTCGGTGGCGTAAAATGGCACTTCTGATTCACACCAACCTTAATAGGCGCTATCGCATTGGTAGTGGCCTTAATTTATAATGATGTCGGCAGAGGGCGGCACTATCCTAGGTATAAGTGATGTTGTGAGTAATCTCGCTAAAACCTACATTTTTTTATCATAACCTAGGTTAGCTCAATCTAGCCGTGGCTGCATGTTCTTTATGTGACTGCTTATTACTTGATAGCGTCGCTAGTTGTTATTAAATAGAGTGGCTACTTAATGACAGTTTTATACTAAAACGATTATATGGCTAGCATTTTCTAAACCCACTAACGTGTATTTTGTTGCTAATAAATGACGTGTTCATGTTATCAGTGCTTAGTCCTGCGCAAATTTATGCTATCTTAAAGTACTTATTTTAAGGTATATGTATTTTTGAGATGGTCTTACATCTCACGTTTTTTATAACGCCATACTTTCCGATAAAATATAAACTAGTGTTTAAAAGTAAAATCTATAAAAGTAACACCCTGAAAAAATTATACTTTCCATAACATCTACATAGCTTCTATTTATTTATTCCTTCTCACTAAACGAGGCAGTTGATATGCGCTATTGCTTAGAATGCGGTCACGAAGCTGAACGTAAAATTCCAGCTACTGATAATATGCCGCGCTTGGTATGCCCAAATTGTAATTATATTCATTATGAAAATCCAAAAGTGATTTGTGGCTCATTAGTAGTATATAAGGATAGAGTCTTATTGTGCCGTCGCGCCATTGAGCCACAGTATGGCTTGTGGACAGTGCCAGCGGGCTTTATGGAAAACGGCGAAACTATCGCTGAAGGTGCCGCGCGGGAGAGCTTTGAAGAGGCTGACGCCGTCGTCATCAATCCAAATTTATACTGCATTTATGACATTCCCGATATTGGGCAAATTTATGTCATTTATTTGACGGATCTGAAAGATGGTACTTATGGTATAGGGTCTGAAAGTCTTGATTGCGCCTTGTTTAGTGAAGAAGATATCCCGTGGGATAAAATTGCCTTTGAAGCGGTACGACGTACGCTGACCAGTTATTTTGCCGATCGTAAACGGTTCGATAGTCATGATAAGTTCCCGATTCATCAAGATCAGATTAATAAAGATAAAAGCATTAAGCGCTATTAAGCTGAGCGGTAAACACAAAAAAGCCAGGCATCACGCCTGGCTTTTTTTGCATTATAAACGGTCTTGCTGTTTATAATGCTTAGCTGACAAGTCTTTAAATACTTAGCTTTTGACTTTACACACCGCAAAGCCAAGATTCTTGACCGTATCTTCTTTGTCATAAGGCGCCAGCACAGCACGCACATGTGACTGACCTTGCAAGTATTGCTTGGTCACTCGCTGTAAGTCATCAACAGTGACCGCTAAAATTGCGGCACGCATTTTGCGCTGCCATGTTGCGCCGCGATGATGCAAGTTCGTAAAGCAGGCTTTGATTGCCTCGCCAGCAGGAGAGCCCGGTTTATCCATACCTGAGATAATCCCTAAGATAGCTTCCTCTAACTGCTCATCAGTTTGGGGCTCATTAAGTAGCCATTCAATACTGGCATCAAAATGCTCAAAGGTCTCAGCGCAATGCGGGTCACGGTAGCTAAAGAACTTAAAGGCACAAGCATTGGCATCGTAGCCGGCTCCGCCACCATAAGCACCACCGCGCTCACGGATTGCACTATGTAGATAGCCGTTGCGTAAATAAGGCGCTAGCACCATCAGCGGTGCCGTGTCAGGATGATCAGCAGCAGGAACCGTATAAGCACTGGCATTATGATAGACGTTGGTCGCAACCAGCCAGGCTAAATCTTCAACCTCAATCGTTGCCCCGCTTTCAATAGCTTTAGTGGCACTTTCTTCACCGTTTAAGGCTGGATTTAACGTTAAATCAGCAAACTCACTAGGAATGTTAGATTCGGTAGTGATGACTTTTTCAGCCAGCTCTGGTGTACGGCTGTCTTTCCAACTATCAACAATCAAATCACTCAAGCGCTCGGTTTGCTCCGCTTCACAGATAATAACTGCATGTTTCGGCAAGCTGATCAGACGTTGATGCAAGTCCATTAGACTGGTCGCCAATTGGTCCCACAGCGCATCATCAGTACTAGCATGAGTCAAAAAGTCTTTGAGCGCGTTTAATGCGGGTAAGCCGCTACGCACATATTCTAGCTGCGATTGGCGACTCATACCACGACTGGCGGTTTGCATGGCATAAGCATGCCCTGAACCAGCAAGATTTGATTGCCATCCTGACTGACGCTGCTGCAATATCTCTTTGATACGGTCATGCTCAGTAAAGACGCTATGCTCCATCACTTCTTTGACTAAGTCGATAGCTTCAGGTTTACGATTGAGCGCGCGCGTTGCGACCACAAAATAGCTGCTGATTGCTTGGCTGTCATCAATATTGGTACGTTGGCTGACACGTGCGGTCACACCAGATGAATGAGCCGCTTGCTTGGCCTGCAATTCGTGCGCGCTTAAAGAGTCCGTACCCAGCTCAGACAACAAGCTCAAATAGATAGGCAATAGCGGATGATTAATGACGTCATTAGCTGGCAGATCATTGGTACTTGTATCACCAATTGCGTCAGTTAATGGCACAACCACTTGATAATAATATAGGCCATTGGTACCCGCTTCGTATTCAAATAGCGTGCTGTCTTGACCACTTAGGCGTACTTGTTTTTGTGATCCTTGCTTAAAGCTAATATCAGTAGGCACATCTTCTAAACCGACTTTTGGCAATAAGCTGACATCATCAGGGGCCGTTTGGCGCGCTGCTAAATCAAGTGCTTGCTTATGCAAGATGTCTTTATCATCAGCGGTCATGTCCATCGCAATGGTATCGAGACGGGTCTGTTCGGCAGCAACCAAACGCGCTGATTTTTCACTATCAGGCGTTAGGGTCACACGCACACGGTGGTTGTTATCCAGCAGATGAATTTTGATTAAGTTGGGCAGCCACTGCGGGTCTTTTACCTGCTCACGTAGCCATACGAGATGCTCGTCGACTTCCCAAATATCAATAGGATTGCCATCATGAATCGCGGTACTGAAGCCCTCTAACATCAAGTTAAGACCATAAGGAATACTATCACCGCCGATATGACGTTGGTCAATCTCGATTTGATGCAAAATGGTCTCAATGGTCTCGTCAGCAATTGGGTTACTGGCAACCTCAGCGAGCAAGTCCATAATGCCCTGCTCTACAGCCTCAGCATGTTCAGGCTCTGAGCCGCGCAGACCCGTATAAAACACCATTTCGTAATGGCTGTCATCAAGACCTAGCAACGGACTTGGCGCTTTCCCCAATGGATGGCTGTCTAGATAGGCACGTAATGGCGAGCCTGAATGCTCAATCAATACGCCTTCTAGTAGACGCAGGGCAAGACGCTGCTTAGGATCGGTAATAGTCGGTAATAACCAAGCAATTACATGATGGGTTTGATCCGGACCTTCCTCATCAGCGGTATAGGTATCAGTCGCACTAATCGGTGCAGACAAACGTTGCTCTGGACGCGACACGTGCTTTTTACCGGTCTCAAAACGCGTGAGCGCATCGTCATGTATCTTCGCTTGGGTCTCTGCTACCGGAATATTACCGAAGCTCATAATGACACTGTTGGACGGGTGATAATGGCTTTTCTGAAACGCTACCAGCTCAGTATGAGTCAAATCAGGGATATCTGCAGGGTCACCGCCTGAATTATAATGATAGGTAGTCGTTGGGAATACATGATGAGCAACCGCATGATACAGCTGATCAATCTCGCCACTCATCGCGCCTTTCATCTCGTTAAAGACAATGCCCTTAAATTGCGGCTTATCATCAGCGTCCAACTCAACACGAATGCCTTCTTGAGCGAAATCCAGCGGATGAATATTAGGGAAAAATGACGCATCAAGATAAACGGCCAATAAGTTAAAGTAGTCGTTCTTATTTTGGGTCGCATACGGGAACGCGGTCCAATCAGCGGCAGTCATCGCATTCATAAAGGTATTAAGTGAGCGCTTGATCATCGAAAAGAACGGATCACGTACCGGAAACTTCTCAGAACCGCACAGTGCCACGTGCTCTAAAATATGAGCTTCACCTTTTGAATCCATTGGCTGAGTACGAAAACCTACCAAAAAGGCATTTTCATCACTCGGTTGCGCCAAGTGATAATGCATTGCGCCGGTTTTGACATGCTGACTGATCAGCACATCCATCGATAGCGCCTCAATATGGCGATGCTCAATCAGCTCAAATGCGGGGTGCAACGTTAAATCAGCAGTAAATGGCGTGTCAGTCATAGTTGTCCTTACAGATTGCCCTTAATATAAGGGTAATTAATAAATAAATAGCAGAAATTATGCTTATAAAATCAGTTGTTTTATAACAAAAATAGTGAAGAAACCTTGCGGATGGCCTTCGTATTCAATGGCATGTTCAGTGAATTAAAAAACTTGCCTAACGGTGATAGATGGGGCTAGCATTCTGATAAGTCAAGGTAACAGGTTCTGAATTTAACCCCTTTAAAGTTCCTAATTACTATAAATAAGGCGATACTTCTTATAGATAAAGAGATAGCAGGTACGGACACTTGGTATCTTAACAAAGCCTATCCGTAATGTTACTATGAAGTAATACACTATCAAGAGTACCTTATGAGTTATAAACATATTCTATTGGTTACTGACTTATTGTCCGATGCTGATGTGGTCGCTCAAAAAGCCAAATATATCGTTGCCAATAGTCCTGAATCTCAGAAGCTATCAATACTGCACATCGTCGAAGACGACATGGTTCGTTTTGGCTATGAGCTGGTTCCCGCTTCTAGTCTTTCCGGTGAGACCGATGGTGAAATCTGGCAAGAAGCACGGGCAAATCTGGCGCAATTTATTGAGCGTAATGAGCTACAGGCGGTCAACTCAGAGGTTACTGCTGCCATCTCTAACAGTAAAGGTATCATTAACTACTGCCATAAGAACGATGTTGATCTACTAATCATTGGGCGCCATGAACGTCATGGCATCGCAGCATGGTTAGTTGGGGCAACAGCAGATGATATTTTGCCGAATGTGCCTTGTGATAGCCTAGTCGTCAAGATCGACACACCGGTACCAAAATAAGATTGGCGTCACTACAAATTCGATCAAAAAACTGCTAAAAAATGCATCGTATCTCTCTACGGTGCATTTTTTATAAACCACATAGAACTTACAAAAACTGCTGGTAGATGAGATTAAGGTAATGAGAAGCCAATGGGGCTCACGAAAGTTAAAGGCCGACATAGAGGGGAGATACCAAAGCTATTGCAGTTATCAAAGATAATGCGCATTTAACAAAGCCAACTTAACAGCAGGCGTTAGTAGTGCTATAGTTAAGACTACCTGCTACGAGGAATGCCTCATGAGTTACCAACATATTTTACTAGTCACCGACTTATTATCCGATGCCGATGTGGTGGCACAAAAAGCCAAACGTATCGTCGATAACCGTCCTAACTCCAAATTATCGGTACTACATATTGTCAAAGATACGATGGTTGGCTTTGGCTATGAGCTAGTGCCCGCCTCCAGCCTATATGATGAGATTGATGATGAACGCTGCCAAGAAGCACGGGCAAAACTCGCGCAATTCTTGGATCGGAATCAATTAAACGCGGTAAATTCTGAAGTAACCACCGCTATCTCTAGCAGTGAAGGCATCGTTAATTATTGTGAAAAGAATAACGTCGACCTTTTAGTTATCGGACGCCATGAGCGCCATGGTATCGCCGCGTGGCTCAGTGGTGCGACTGCAGATAATATCTTACCTAATGTTCCTTGCGATAGCTTAGTAGTAAAGCTCGATAAGCCAGTGTCAAAACGCAATTAAGGTCATTGTTAATTTATTAAGTAAATTAAAGTATTAGAACAGCGCAGTGTAGAGAAAATTCTATGCTGCGCTTTTTTACTTTTGATATTAAGACTGACGACATAACGGATATAAATTAGAGCTGAACTATAAGCTTTAAACATCAGGCTTTAAACGTCCTGAATAATATCGATAAAGGTCTGCCAAATCGGACTTTGATGACGTGCCTTATGCCAGACTAGCCACCACGTGCGGGTCAAATCTATCCCTACTACTTTTATCTGCACCAACTTATCGCTGGCTAATTCTGCTTGGATAACATGCTGCGATAGACAGCCCAGCCCAATATCAGCACTGACCATATGCTTAATCGCCTCCGACTGCTGAATTGCCATGATGACTTCGGCATCGGGCATGTGTTGTAATAATTGTTCATCGATAATTTGCCGTGTCCCCGAACCGGCCTCACGTACTAACAAAGGTAGCTTTGCCAACTGCGCAGTGGTTAGCCGATAGCAGTTATCATCATTGTCATACGCTGCGATATCTATTAGCCATTTACTATCACGTTTGGCAAATACCATCAAAGTATCGGTTCGCCATGAGCGCTGCTCAATAACCTTAGTATCCGATGGGCGCGGCATGCCCTCCACCAGTGCAATATCAATATTTAACTGCTCAACCTCACTGACCACTTCTTGGGTATTGGCAATATACATATCAACGTTCGAATCAGGGAGCACGGCGTATAGCTTGGCCAACAATGGCGGCAATACATAATTACCTATGGTAGTGCTGGCTCCGATATGAATTTGCTCGGCATGATGCTTATGGTAATGCTCAAGTGTTAATGACTGCCCCAAGATTGCCTGTGCTTGGATATAGACCGGATGAGCATTCGCATGTTGGTTGAGTCTGCGTCCGACCCGCTCAAACAAAGGCATTTGCAATCGAGATTCTAACTCGGTTAAGGCACTACTGACCGCAGATTGCGATAAATGCAGCTCCTCACTCGCACGGCTAGTGCTACCCGTTTGGTAAATACTAACAAATACCGCCAGCTGCTTCAGGGTAATCTTCGGTAAGGTTTGAATTGGCTTTTTCATTATTGTCTGCCCCCTCTCGCTACTAAAATTTCTGCAATTATCTTCATCTATTAACTCGAATACATCATTTTAAACATATTAACCTAAAAAATCGATATTTTATATCTTATTAATCTGTTTTTATTATAGAATAGCCTGCTTTATAATGTCTACTCATAAGCTTATTCTAATTCCGATTATGGAATAATTTATATAAGCGATGATTATTGGCTTGGTTTGCATATCAATTTATATTGTCGCTGCCCTGCCAGTCGACAGCCGAACAGACGCGTTAATAGGATCGTTAGTAATGAATGCCTTTACCCAATCAGTCGCCAGCTATCTTCCGAAAGGTCGCCATCTTGCAGGGCTTATCGTCGTGCTCATCGGTAGCTTATTTTGCTTATGGCTGAATACCGGCTTGGACACATGGACCAATGGACGCATCGTTGGGCTATCGTCATTAACGTTAGCTATTTTGGTTGGTATGGTGCTGGGCAACACTATTTACCCAAGGGTCGCCGAGCGCTTAAATGAAGGCGTTAACTTTGCTAAAGGTCAGATTTTACGTTTGGCAATTATGTTTTACGGCTTTAAACTGACCTTTACTCAAGTCGCTAGCGTTGGACTGCCTGCCGTTATGAGTGATGCGTTGGTGCTGACCTCGACGTTTCTATTAACCTACTGGTTGGGCACTAAATGGCTAAAAGTTGATAAGCAAACCACTTTACTAATTGGCTCAGGGGCAAGTATTTGCGGCGCGGCAGCGGTCATTGCAGCGGAACCAGTGGTCAAAGCAGAAGCGCATAAAGTCACTATCGCGGTGGCAACGGTAGTGGTA of the Psychrobacter sp. LV10R520-6 genome contains:
- a CDS encoding NUDIX hydrolase encodes the protein MTRPWHFEHFDQLKVALPSYIHQPMLRQLAERMQNELLLDAIKSPLVSNLDNLGNFDEVSHSARILDSLYQTPIADASVLVAITNEPRPKLLLTRRAVHLNSHAGEVSCAGGKYEEGDGNNVFTALREALEETALPPNKVQLLGQLPIQTSKSGMSVRPIVALIAPDLILVPELGEISRIFWADFETLITQPTVEYSIKYNMQDALQEQMVTLLTPSWQIDGETVWGLTGKVLASLLQTGFDRQLEWYYRIQNAHDQNAPIQNLER
- a CDS encoding NUDIX hydrolase: MRYCLECGHEAERKIPATDNMPRLVCPNCNYIHYENPKVICGSLVVYKDRVLLCRRAIEPQYGLWTVPAGFMENGETIAEGAARESFEEADAVVINPNLYCIYDIPDIGQIYVIYLTDLKDGTYGIGSESLDCALFSEEDIPWDKIAFEAVRRTLTSYFADRKRFDSHDKFPIHQDQINKDKSIKRY
- a CDS encoding insulinase family protein; the protein is MTDTPFTADLTLHPAFELIEHRHIEALSMDVLISQHVKTGAMHYHLAQPSDENAFLVGFRTQPMDSKGEAHILEHVALCGSEKFPVRDPFFSMIKRSLNTFMNAMTAADWTAFPYATQNKNDYFNLLAVYLDASFFPNIHPLDFAQEGIRVELDADDKPQFKGIVFNEMKGAMSGEIDQLYHAVAHHVFPTTTYHYNSGGDPADIPDLTHTELVAFQKSHYHPSNSVIMSFGNIPVAETQAKIHDDALTRFETGKKHVSRPEQRLSAPISATDTYTADEEGPDQTHHVIAWLLPTITDPKQRLALRLLEGVLIEHSGSPLRAYLDSHPLGKAPSPLLGLDDSHYEMVFYTGLRGSEPEHAEAVEQGIMDLLAEVASNPIADETIETILHQIEIDQRHIGGDSIPYGLNLMLEGFSTAIHDGNPIDIWEVDEHLVWLREQVKDPQWLPNLIKIHLLDNNHRVRVTLTPDSEKSARLVAAEQTRLDTIAMDMTADDKDILHKQALDLAARQTAPDDVSLLPKVGLEDVPTDISFKQGSQKQVRLSGQDSTLFEYEAGTNGLYYYQVVVPLTDAIGDTSTNDLPANDVINHPLLPIYLSLLSELGTDSLSAHELQAKQAAHSSGVTARVSQRTNIDDSQAISSYFVVATRALNRKPEAIDLVKEVMEHSVFTEHDRIKEILQQRQSGWQSNLAGSGHAYAMQTASRGMSRQSQLEYVRSGLPALNALKDFLTHASTDDALWDQLATSLMDLHQRLISLPKHAVIICEAEQTERLSDLIVDSWKDSRTPELAEKVITTESNIPSEFADLTLNPALNGEESATKAIESGATIEVEDLAWLVATNVYHNASAYTVPAADHPDTAPLMVLAPYLRNGYLHSAIRERGGAYGGGAGYDANACAFKFFSYRDPHCAETFEHFDASIEWLLNEPQTDEQLEEAILGIISGMDKPGSPAGEAIKACFTNLHHRGATWQRKMRAAILAVTVDDLQRVTKQYLQGQSHVRAVLAPYDKEDTVKNLGFAVCKVKS
- a CDS encoding universal stress protein, whose amino-acid sequence is MSYKHILLVTDLLSDADVVAQKAKYIVANSPESQKLSILHIVEDDMVRFGYELVPASSLSGETDGEIWQEARANLAQFIERNELQAVNSEVTAAISNSKGIINYCHKNDVDLLIIGRHERHGIAAWLVGATADDILPNVPCDSLVVKIDTPVPK
- a CDS encoding universal stress protein — protein: MSYQHILLVTDLLSDADVVAQKAKRIVDNRPNSKLSVLHIVKDTMVGFGYELVPASSLYDEIDDERCQEARAKLAQFLDRNQLNAVNSEVTTAISSSEGIVNYCEKNNVDLLVIGRHERHGIAAWLSGATADNILPNVPCDSLVVKLDKPVSKRN
- a CDS encoding LysR substrate-binding domain-containing protein — its product is MKKPIQTLPKITLKQLAVFVSIYQTGSTSRASEELHLSQSAVSSALTELESRLQMPLFERVGRRLNQHANAHPVYIQAQAILGQSLTLEHYHKHHAEQIHIGASTTIGNYVLPPLLAKLYAVLPDSNVDMYIANTQEVVSEVEQLNIDIALVEGMPRPSDTKVIEQRSWRTDTLMVFAKRDSKWLIDIAAYDNDDNCYRLTTAQLAKLPLLVREAGSGTRQIIDEQLLQHMPDAEVIMAIQQSEAIKHMVSADIGLGCLSQHVIQAELASDKLVQIKVVGIDLTRTWWLVWHKARHQSPIWQTFIDIIQDV